A genomic region of Elusimicrobiota bacterium contains the following coding sequences:
- a CDS encoding serine protease yields the protein MKNILMTMAIMLASGTGFAGDFDLQTVTARDVKVSGDANLLRVAMAGADDRLEPGDATAVQRKLAESTVAMFKPGELTIRDDGSAYITRPTMLKNRMFLYSDRPERFSDQVANAAGSGALVGDDLILTAGHMFPPVTGTSCESWMYVFGYALKGDGKVVTDFPADNVYRCAEVIAQRLQYGRANFFRFYEHVTEYDLVFNDEGLVDGPDYALIRLTRKVKGRVPLAISRTPAKTGDRVFMIGYPSCLPVKVIGNGSVVSISTLGFMTSDLDSFSGSSGSPVFDTATLKIAGVHVRGNPDYKDGHFVRDSQAAAWSQETLTPEFQKLIPVTEMEKAIDAKLNGTYYTPRPGTGGMAVPAVYYPPPASIEGPSREI from the coding sequence ATGAAGAACATTCTTATGACTATGGCGATAATGCTGGCGTCGGGTACTGGGTTTGCGGGAGACTTCGACCTGCAAACCGTGACCGCCCGGGATGTGAAAGTATCGGGGGACGCCAATTTACTCCGCGTCGCCATGGCCGGCGCGGACGATCGCCTGGAACCCGGCGATGCTACCGCGGTACAAAGGAAATTAGCCGAGTCCACTGTGGCGATGTTCAAGCCGGGTGAGTTGACAATACGGGATGACGGCAGCGCTTACATAACGCGCCCGACCATGCTTAAAAACAGGATGTTCCTGTACTCCGACCGCCCGGAACGCTTTTCGGATCAAGTGGCGAACGCCGCGGGCTCAGGCGCGCTGGTGGGGGACGATCTTATTCTGACCGCCGGACATATGTTCCCCCCGGTTACCGGAACATCCTGTGAGAGCTGGATGTATGTTTTTGGTTACGCGCTGAAAGGCGATGGAAAAGTCGTTACGGATTTTCCCGCGGATAACGTTTACAGATGCGCGGAAGTGATCGCGCAAAGACTGCAATACGGCAGAGCTAATTTTTTCCGTTTTTACGAACATGTCACAGAATACGATCTCGTTTTTAACGACGAAGGCCTTGTGGACGGACCGGATTATGCCCTTATCCGGCTGACCAGAAAAGTTAAAGGCCGCGTACCGCTGGCAATAAGCCGGACTCCGGCAAAGACGGGGGATAGGGTGTTTATGATCGGCTACCCGAGCTGCCTGCCCGTCAAAGTGATAGGCAACGGCTCGGTGGTAAGTATTTCCACCCTCGGTTTTATGACCAGCGATCTGGACAGTTTTTCCGGCTCATCGGGCTCCCCGGTATTTGATACGGCAACCTTGAAAATCGCCGGGGTGCATGTCAGGGGCAACCCGGACTATAAAGACGGCCATTTCGTGAGAGACAGCCAGGCGGCGGCATGGAGCCAGGAGACGCTTACCCCGGAATTCCAGAAATTGATCCCCGTCACTGAAATGGAAAAAGCGATAGACGCTAAGCTTAACGGAACTTATTATACGCCGCGACCCGGGACCGGAGGTATGGCGGTCCCCGCCGTTTATTATCCGCCTCCGGCTTCAATAGAAGGTCCTTCGCGGGAAATTTAA